A region from the Legionellales bacterium genome encodes:
- the eno gene encoding phosphopyruvate hydratase, protein MITIQRVHARQILDSRGNPTVEAELTLSTGITARASVPSGASTGSREALELRDKEAHFYLGKSVLTAVKHVNVDIAKAITRQTFSDQQQFDQCLLELDGTENKSHLGANAILAVSLAFAHASAKLQAVPLYRSLGGEKARVLPIPLMNVINGGAHADNNVDMQEFMIVPHGAPSFSEALRYGTEVFHHLKKVLHDRKLTTSVGDEGGFAPNLNSNQEAIEVILQAIEHAGYRPGEDISLALDVASSEFFEHDIYYLQSENKKLSGAEFVDYLARWVERYPIISIEDGMAENDWLSWKLLTEKLGSKIQLVGDDLFVTNPRILQQGIDKHIANAILIKLNQIGTVSETLQAIKLAQQAKYGVIISHRSGETEDTSIADLAVAVNAGQIKTGSLCRTDRMAKYNQLLRIEEELRENAQFARVFD, encoded by the coding sequence ATGATAACAATACAACGCGTACATGCGCGACAAATTCTCGATTCCAGGGGTAATCCAACCGTCGAAGCGGAATTAACGCTCAGCACTGGTATCACTGCGCGTGCGAGTGTACCCTCGGGTGCCTCCACCGGTTCGCGCGAAGCCTTGGAATTACGCGATAAAGAAGCTCACTTTTATTTGGGTAAAAGTGTGTTAACTGCAGTAAAACACGTGAATGTCGACATTGCCAAAGCCATTACTCGACAAACCTTTAGCGATCAACAACAGTTTGATCAATGCTTATTAGAATTGGACGGTACTGAGAATAAATCGCATTTAGGCGCCAATGCCATTTTAGCGGTTTCACTGGCCTTTGCGCATGCCTCCGCAAAACTACAAGCAGTCCCCTTATATCGCAGCCTCGGAGGTGAAAAAGCACGCGTGTTACCTATTCCATTAATGAATGTCATTAACGGTGGCGCACATGCTGATAATAATGTTGATATGCAAGAATTTATGATCGTACCGCATGGCGCACCTAGTTTCAGTGAAGCGTTGCGTTATGGTACTGAAGTATTTCATCACTTAAAAAAAGTGTTACACGATCGCAAACTCACCACCAGTGTTGGTGATGAAGGGGGCTTTGCGCCTAATTTAAATTCTAATCAAGAAGCCATTGAAGTCATTTTGCAAGCCATCGAACACGCAGGATATCGACCCGGTGAAGATATTTCTTTAGCTCTGGACGTGGCAAGTTCAGAATTTTTTGAGCATGATATTTATTATTTACAATCGGAAAATAAAAAATTATCCGGCGCAGAATTTGTCGACTATTTAGCGCGCTGGGTGGAGCGCTATCCTATTATCAGCATTGAAGATGGAATGGCAGAAAACGATTGGCTGTCTTGGAAATTATTAACCGAAAAATTAGGTTCAAAAATTCAACTCGTCGGTGACGATTTATTCGTAACTAATCCCCGTATTTTGCAACAAGGTATCGATAAACACATTGCGAATGCGATTTTAATTAAACTCAATCAAATTGGTACCGTGAGTGAAACCTTGCAAGCAATAAAGCTTGCTCAACAAGCAAAATATGGTGTGATTATTTCCCATCGTTCGGGGGAAACTGAAGATACCAGTATTGCGGATTTAGCCGTGGCTGTGAATGCCGGACAAATTAAAACCGGTTCTTTATGTCGTACCGATCGCATGGCAAAATACAATCAATTATTACGGATTGAAGAAGAGTTGAGGGAAAATGCGCAGTTTGCGCGAGTCTTTGATTAA
- the kdsA gene encoding 3-deoxy-8-phosphooctulonate synthase produces MKLCGFEVGNDKPFFLIAGPCVIESESLALETASILKEMTAKLNIHFIYKSSFDKANRSSHHSFRGLGVQKGLEILAKVKSQIGVPVLTDVHEDTPLNEVADVVDVLQTPAFLCRQTNFIQAVASLGLPVNIKKGQFLAPWDMQHVAKKAQAVGNQQIMVCERGVTFGYNNLISDMRSLIIMRETHCPVVFDATHSVQLPGGQGTTSGGQREFVPALAKAAVAVGVAGIFMETHPDPDNALSDGPNSWPLAKMSELLKQLRAIDGVVKS; encoded by the coding sequence ATGAAATTATGCGGCTTCGAAGTAGGAAACGATAAACCCTTTTTTTTAATTGCAGGACCTTGCGTAATTGAAAGCGAAAGTTTAGCGTTAGAAACGGCGAGCATATTAAAAGAAATGACGGCAAAATTAAATATTCATTTTATTTATAAATCTTCTTTTGATAAAGCCAATCGTTCCTCTCATCACAGTTTTCGAGGCTTAGGTGTGCAAAAAGGCTTGGAAATTTTGGCGAAAGTGAAAAGCCAAATAGGCGTGCCAGTGTTAACCGACGTGCATGAAGATACGCCATTAAACGAAGTCGCAGATGTGGTGGATGTGTTGCAAACACCGGCATTTTTATGTCGACAAACGAATTTTATTCAAGCGGTAGCAAGTCTTGGCCTACCCGTCAATATTAAAAAAGGCCAATTCCTCGCACCCTGGGATATGCAACATGTGGCGAAAAAAGCCCAAGCAGTGGGTAATCAGCAGATTATGGTGTGCGAACGTGGTGTTACTTTTGGTTACAATAATTTAATTTCCGATATGCGCTCGTTAATCATTATGCGTGAAACGCATTGCCCTGTGGTTTTCGATGCCACTCATTCCGTGCAACTTCCAGGAGGACAAGGCACCACCTCTGGCGGTCAACGCGAATTTGTCCCGGCATTAGCCAAAGCCGCTGTCGCAGTTGGCGTGGCTGGAATTTTCATGGAAACCCACCCCGATCCCGATAATGCCTTAAGCGATGGTCCTAATAGTTGGCCTTTAGCGAAAATGTCGGAATTATTAAAACAGTTGCGTGCAATCGATGGCGTGGTAAAATCATGA
- a CDS encoding CTP synthase: MTCYVFVTGGVVSSLGKGIAIASLATLLEARGLKVNLIKMDPYLNLDPGTMSPFQHGEVFVTEDGAETDLDLGHYERFVRIKTSRDNNFTAGQVYANVLRKERRGDYLGGTVQVIPHVTDEIKQLIKKAAGKSDVALIEVGGTVGDIESLPFLEAIRQMRIDLGSHRVLFIHLTLVPYIPSAGEMKTKPTQHSVKELRSIGIQPDMLICRSEKGLPSKERYKIALFTNVEERAVISLEDMNSIYKIPLALHEQGVDNFVVEKLNLTVQAADLSEWQAVIDAQAHPQHEITVAMVGKYVDLADSYKSLTEALRHAGIKTQTLVHIRYVDSEELEKNKPALLEDVDAILVPGGFGERGIEGKIKAIQFAREQKIPFLGICLGMQLALVEIARHKAHLEKANSTEFNPDTPHPVVGLITEWTTPTGTVEKRSKKSDLGGTMRLGAYECYLTAGSLAQSLYQQDCIIERHRHRYEVNNYYLDQLSAQGLLIAGRSRDGNLVEMIELPEHPWFVGCQFHPEFTSTPRDGHPLFSGFIKAAIQYKSQQANHRRATQPIIQEIIK; encoded by the coding sequence ATGACTTGTTATGTTTTCGTCACTGGTGGCGTGGTTTCTTCGTTGGGTAAGGGGATAGCCATTGCGTCACTTGCCACGTTATTAGAAGCACGTGGGTTAAAGGTTAATTTAATTAAAATGGATCCTTATTTAAATCTCGATCCAGGTACCATGAGTCCTTTTCAACACGGTGAAGTGTTTGTTACCGAAGATGGTGCGGAAACCGATTTAGACTTGGGGCATTACGAACGTTTTGTTCGCATTAAAACTTCTCGCGATAATAATTTTACAGCCGGTCAAGTCTATGCGAATGTCTTGCGCAAAGAGCGTCGTGGCGATTATTTGGGCGGCACTGTGCAAGTCATCCCCCATGTCACCGATGAAATCAAACAGTTAATCAAAAAAGCCGCGGGTAAATCCGACGTCGCGTTAATCGAAGTGGGTGGTACCGTTGGCGACATTGAATCGTTACCGTTCTTAGAAGCCATTCGCCAAATGCGCATTGATTTAGGCTCTCATCGCGTCTTGTTTATCCATTTAACCCTGGTGCCTTATATTCCTTCTGCGGGAGAAATGAAAACCAAACCCACACAACATTCCGTGAAAGAATTGCGCTCCATCGGGATCCAGCCCGATATGTTAATTTGTCGTTCGGAAAAAGGTTTGCCCAGTAAAGAACGCTATAAAATTGCTTTATTTACCAATGTCGAAGAGCGCGCGGTTATTTCGCTGGAAGACATGAATAGTATTTATAAAATTCCTCTCGCTTTGCATGAGCAGGGTGTCGATAATTTTGTGGTGGAAAAATTAAATTTAACCGTGCAAGCCGCCGATTTAAGCGAATGGCAAGCCGTAATCGACGCGCAGGCCCATCCTCAACATGAAATCACGGTTGCTATGGTAGGAAAATATGTCGATTTAGCCGATTCGTATAAATCATTAACCGAAGCATTGCGTCATGCCGGAATTAAAACGCAAACCTTAGTTCATATACGCTATGTGGATTCAGAAGAACTCGAAAAAAACAAACCGGCTTTACTCGAGGATGTCGACGCTATTTTAGTGCCTGGTGGATTTGGTGAGCGTGGCATTGAAGGAAAAATAAAAGCCATTCAATTTGCCCGCGAGCAAAAAATTCCCTTTTTAGGAATTTGTTTAGGCATGCAATTAGCGTTAGTCGAAATTGCTCGCCATAAAGCGCATTTAGAAAAAGCCAATAGCACGGAATTTAATCCTGATACACCGCATCCGGTGGTGGGCTTAATCACAGAATGGACAACGCCAACCGGTACTGTTGAAAAACGATCGAAAAAATCCGACCTCGGTGGCACCATGCGTTTAGGCGCTTACGAATGCTATTTAACCGCTGGCAGCTTAGCGCAATCGCTTTATCAACAAGATTGTATTATTGAGCGTCATCGTCATCGTTATGAAGTGAATAATTATTATCTCGATCAACTCAGCGCACAGGGACTGTTAATTGCAGGGCGTTCGCGCGATGGTAATCTTGTAGAGATGATTGAGCTTCCCGAACATCCTTGGTTTGTGGGTTGTCAATTTCACCCTGAATTTACCTCCACTCCGCGCGATGGGCATCCGCTATTCAGTGGCTTTATTAAAGCGGCGATTCAATATAAATCTCAACAGGCTAATCATAGACGTGCCACTCAACCTATTATTCAGGAAATCATCAAATGA
- a CDS encoding ankyrin repeat domain-containing protein — MSLSDAIIEQNIALIERYLKQGVDVNEIDNYGYTPLIEAAIVNNVEIAERLIANGAIVNQQDMAGNTALHWATDNSNLELTTLLLQHQANPNIFNLGAQSPLVKPVLREHKELKNLLYQHGGDLKFAQDFINAKLIAHRFELTGTTYIVDPNNVFIEMELEGFFLEFTLNIIRQSLERYQNNFAARHMRLFFDNLKIITQALAIAAELIRYQQYAMDRQPLYQRIQQLLQNNPLIIPFSYEGHAVGAVKFNQWLAICDRGEMSKKLGSVNIYRITQPNALTPDFYHTIFYEKLSKSFMEKQLYQILGLQKIADLPLSSQITGNCSWANIEALIPTLLFMLALKNQQHNVLDIESEKQAALNFYRHWVEWDKDIALGECVNSFQYSSPAARASKVELLAMIIAQQLKYNEPHDIERAELMMPVLTHPDYSYVIKAYLKVFQQHPDDKTAANFIRLAQLFDLH, encoded by the coding sequence ATGTCGCTGAGTGACGCCATTATCGAGCAAAATATTGCGCTGATTGAGCGCTATCTTAAGCAAGGTGTCGATGTGAATGAAATCGATAATTATGGCTACACACCCTTAATTGAAGCGGCTATTGTGAATAACGTCGAAATTGCAGAGCGTCTCATTGCTAACGGCGCGATTGTTAATCAGCAAGATATGGCGGGTAATACCGCGCTGCACTGGGCTACCGACAATAGTAATCTAGAACTCACCACCCTACTCCTGCAACATCAAGCTAATCCCAATATTTTTAATCTTGGCGCACAAAGCCCATTGGTGAAACCTGTGCTACGTGAACATAAGGAATTAAAAAATCTCTTATACCAACACGGCGGCGATTTAAAATTTGCTCAAGATTTTATTAATGCTAAATTGATTGCGCATCGCTTTGAGTTAACGGGCACCACCTATATCGTCGATCCGAATAATGTGTTTATTGAAATGGAACTTGAGGGATTTTTTTTAGAATTCACCTTGAATATAATTCGACAATCCTTAGAACGTTATCAAAATAATTTTGCTGCCCGTCACATGCGTTTATTTTTTGATAATCTTAAAATCATTACTCAGGCGTTAGCGATTGCCGCTGAATTAATTCGTTATCAACAATACGCAATGGATCGACAACCGTTATATCAACGTATTCAGCAACTCTTGCAAAACAATCCTCTCATTATTCCCTTTTCTTATGAGGGGCATGCGGTGGGAGCTGTTAAATTTAATCAATGGTTAGCGATTTGTGATCGCGGAGAAATGAGTAAAAAGCTGGGGAGTGTGAATATTTATCGGATTACGCAGCCGAATGCCTTAACGCCCGACTTTTATCACACTATTTTTTATGAGAAATTATCTAAATCGTTTATGGAAAAGCAGCTTTATCAAATTTTAGGGTTGCAAAAAATTGCCGATTTACCTTTAAGCTCACAAATCACTGGCAATTGTTCTTGGGCGAATATTGAAGCATTAATTCCCACCTTATTATTTATGCTGGCCCTGAAAAATCAGCAGCATAATGTCTTAGATATTGAAAGCGAAAAACAAGCGGCATTGAATTTTTATCGTCATTGGGTGGAATGGGATAAAGATATCGCCCTCGGTGAATGTGTGAATAGTTTTCAGTATTCCTCGCCCGCGGCGCGTGCCAGTAAAGTTGAGTTATTAGCCATGATTATTGCTCAACAGTTAAAATACAATGAACCGCATGATATTGAGCGCGCTGAACTGATGATGCCGGTACTCACTCATCCCGATTACAGTTATGTGATTAAAGCGTATTTAAAAGTATTTCAACAACACCCCGACGATAAAACCGCAGCCAATTTTATTCGCTTAGCACAATTGTTCGACCTGCACTAA
- the ffh gene encoding signal recognition particle protein, producing the protein MFETLTERLSKTIKDLTGRGRLTEDNIKDSLREVRLALLEADVALPVVKSFIDDIKEQALGQEVMQSLSPGQALIKIVHEKLIAMMGESVTDINFNAQPPVVILMAGLQGSGKTTTVGKLAKTLKEKRQKKVLVTSCDIYRPAAIKQLETLAHTLQVDFFPSLTTDNPLQIAKNAIEQAKKSFADVVIIDTAGRLHIDNEMMDEIKNIHNAIQPTETLFVVDSMTGQDAANTAKAFNDALPLTGVVLTKIDGDARGGAALSIRYLTGKPIKFLGVGEKLDALEPFHPERIASRILGMGDVLSLIEQVEEKIDKQQADKLAKKLKKGKKFDLEDFREQLKQMNKLGGVASLMDKLPGNMGEMAKKIKQQDPNKMVKRMEAIINSMTVQERRFPQIIKGSRKRRIAEGSGTDIPDVNKLLKQFAQMQKMLQKFSKGGMKNMMRSMQGMMSQQGGGGFPPFG; encoded by the coding sequence ATGTTTGAAACTTTAACTGAACGTTTAAGTAAAACCATCAAAGATCTCACCGGACGCGGTCGCTTAACCGAAGATAACATCAAGGATTCTCTGCGCGAAGTGCGCTTAGCACTCTTAGAAGCCGATGTGGCGTTGCCCGTCGTCAAATCATTTATTGATGACATTAAAGAGCAGGCGTTGGGTCAGGAGGTTATGCAAAGTTTATCGCCTGGACAAGCCTTGATTAAAATCGTCCATGAAAAATTAATTGCCATGATGGGTGAAAGCGTCACCGATATTAATTTCAACGCCCAGCCTCCGGTGGTAATTTTAATGGCTGGTTTACAAGGTTCGGGTAAAACCACCACCGTGGGTAAACTTGCGAAAACCTTAAAAGAAAAACGCCAGAAAAAAGTCTTAGTCACCAGTTGCGATATTTATCGTCCTGCCGCTATCAAACAATTAGAAACGCTGGCTCACACATTACAAGTCGATTTTTTTCCAAGCCTTACCACGGATAATCCTCTTCAAATTGCTAAAAATGCCATTGAGCAAGCGAAAAAAAGTTTTGCTGATGTGGTAATTATCGATACGGCGGGACGCCTACATATCGATAATGAAATGATGGATGAAATTAAAAATATTCATAACGCCATTCAGCCGACTGAAACGCTCTTTGTGGTAGATAGCATGACCGGTCAAGATGCGGCAAACACCGCCAAAGCCTTTAACGATGCATTGCCGTTAACCGGTGTCGTCTTAACCAAAATCGATGGCGATGCGCGCGGTGGTGCGGCCTTATCCATTCGTTATCTCACCGGTAAACCGATTAAATTTTTAGGCGTGGGCGAAAAATTAGATGCTCTTGAGCCTTTTCATCCTGAACGGATTGCTTCGCGAATTTTAGGCATGGGCGATGTCTTAAGTTTAATTGAGCAAGTCGAAGAAAAAATCGATAAACAACAAGCCGATAAACTCGCTAAAAAATTAAAAAAAGGTAAAAAATTTGATTTAGAAGATTTTCGCGAACAGTTAAAACAAATGAATAAACTGGGTGGCGTTGCTTCGCTCATGGATAAATTGCCTGGAAATATGGGAGAGATGGCAAAAAAAATCAAGCAACAAGATCCTAATAAAATGGTTAAACGGATGGAAGCCATTATTAATTCCATGACCGTACAGGAACGGCGTTTTCCGCAAATTATTAAAGGTTCACGCAAACGGCGTATTGCTGAAGGGTCGGGGACAGACATTCCCGATGTTAATAAATTATTAAAACAATTTGCGCAAATGCAAAAAATGTTACAAAAATTCAGTAAAGGTGGCATGAAAAATATGATGCGCAGCATGCAAGGCATGATGTCGCAACAAGGCGGTGGGGGATTTCCGCCGTTTGGTTAG
- the rpsP gene encoding 30S ribosomal protein S16, translating to MVVVRLSRGGAKKKPFYHLVATDKRNARDGRFIEKLGYFNPMARGAEVRFHVNAERLQHWQAQGAQLSDRVSALVKEHEKASVAA from the coding sequence ATGGTTGTGGTTCGTCTATCCCGTGGTGGCGCTAAGAAAAAGCCCTTTTATCACTTAGTTGCTACCGATAAACGCAATGCGCGTGATGGTCGCTTTATTGAAAAGTTAGGTTATTTTAACCCTATGGCACGTGGCGCGGAAGTACGTTTTCACGTCAATGCAGAACGTTTGCAACATTGGCAAGCACAAGGCGCGCAATTATCCGATCGCGTCAGTGCACTCGTCAAAGAGCACGAAAAAGCGTCTGTAGCGGCTTAA
- the rimM gene encoding ribosome maturation factor RimM: protein MIEQTFDPVIVGRFGAAYGIKGWVHVQSFTDPLDNILNYFPWHIQRQGQWQEIAIANAKLHGTGLVVQVAGCNDRDLARLYTNNLIAIDFKQLPDLSNDEYYWEELLNLTVVNLEQIVLGKVTQILATGANDVLVVKDNQQKERLIPFTMGQAIKQVDLNSQIITVDWDADF from the coding sequence ATGATTGAACAAACATTCGATCCCGTTATTGTTGGCCGCTTTGGGGCAGCATATGGGATCAAAGGATGGGTACACGTACAATCGTTTACCGATCCTTTAGATAATATTTTGAATTATTTTCCTTGGCATATACAGCGCCAAGGACAGTGGCAAGAAATCGCGATCGCCAACGCCAAATTGCACGGAACAGGTTTAGTCGTGCAAGTTGCAGGCTGTAATGATCGCGATCTTGCCCGTTTGTATACCAATAATTTAATCGCAATTGATTTTAAACAATTGCCCGATTTAAGCAACGATGAATATTATTGGGAAGAGTTACTGAATTTAACGGTGGTGAATTTAGAGCAAATTGTCTTAGGCAAGGTTACTCAAATTCTCGCAACTGGCGCAAATGATGTGTTAGTGGTAAAAGACAACCAGCAAAAAGAACGCTTAATTCCGTTTACAATGGGACAAGCTATCAAGCAAGTTGATCTCAATAGCCAGATAATAACCGTCGATTGGGACGCCGATTTTTAA
- the trmD gene encoding tRNA (guanosine(37)-N1)-methyltransferase TrmD, with the protein MKIGIISLFPEMFRALHHGITGRALEKGLLDLYFYHPRDFTQDKHRNVDDKPYGGGPGMVMMYQPLAAAIQAAKKDLGVNTPVIFMTPQGQSLKHESVVKTSQHEAIILLAGRYEGIDERIRQQFVDVEWSLGDYVISGGELAAMVVIDAIIRQLPGALGNEQSLIEDSFVNGFLDHPHYTRPEVIDDLPVPSVLMSGDHQAIKRWRLKQSIGRTWQRRPDVFNSRQLSNEQQRLLDEFIAEHGATK; encoded by the coding sequence ATGAAAATTGGCATTATTAGCCTATTTCCCGAAATGTTCCGCGCCCTCCACCACGGCATTACTGGTCGTGCCTTGGAAAAGGGCTTGCTTGATTTGTATTTTTATCATCCGCGTGATTTCACGCAGGATAAACATCGCAATGTCGATGATAAACCATACGGCGGCGGGCCAGGAATGGTCATGATGTATCAACCGCTGGCTGCAGCAATCCAAGCTGCAAAAAAGGATTTAGGTGTTAACACACCGGTAATTTTTATGACGCCGCAAGGCCAATCTCTCAAACATGAGAGTGTGGTTAAAACATCGCAACACGAAGCGATTATACTGCTTGCAGGGCGTTATGAGGGCATCGATGAACGTATTCGTCAACAGTTTGTCGATGTCGAATGGTCTTTGGGTGACTATGTAATCAGTGGTGGCGAATTAGCTGCCATGGTGGTAATCGATGCAATCATCCGGCAATTGCCTGGAGCATTGGGAAATGAGCAGTCTTTAATAGAAGACTCATTTGTTAATGGATTTCTCGATCATCCCCATTACACACGCCCTGAAGTGATTGATGATTTGCCTGTGCCTAGCGTATTAATGAGTGGTGACCACCAAGCAATAAAACGCTGGCGCTTAAAACAATCCATCGGCCGCACCTGGCAACGGCGTCCCGATGTATTCAATAGCCGGCAGTTATCAAACGAACAACAACGTTTGTTAGATGAATTTATTGCAGAACATGGAGCAACAAAATGA
- the rplS gene encoding 50S ribosomal protein L19, translated as MSNIIAELEAEQLKKDIPDFQAGDTLLVQVRVMEGTRERLQAFEGIVIAKSNRGLNSSFTVRKISHGEGVERVFQTHSPSIASITLKRRGDVRRAKLYYLRDLAGRAARIKEKLVSKDKAEASVTTQD; from the coding sequence ATGAGTAACATTATTGCAGAACTCGAAGCAGAACAATTAAAAAAAGATATTCCCGATTTTCAAGCCGGAGATACCTTACTGGTGCAAGTGCGCGTGATGGAAGGTACCCGCGAACGCTTACAAGCCTTTGAAGGCATTGTCATTGCAAAATCCAACCGTGGTTTAAACTCGTCGTTTACCGTGCGCAAAATTTCTCACGGCGAAGGTGTCGAGCGCGTATTCCAAACTCACAGCCCGAGCATTGCCAGCATCACGCTAAAACGCCGTGGTGATGTGCGTCGCGCTAAACTCTATTATCTCCGCGACTTAGCCGGCCGCGCCGCTCGCATCAAAGAAAAATTAGTCAGCAAAGACAAAGCCGAAGCCAGCGTAACCACTCAAGATTAA
- a CDS encoding mobile mystery protein A, whose product MKKGLVTLKQLDQQFAHYNENIALSTPKQGWVRTLRKALGLTIKQLAKRLHVDPSRIVKIETTEIEGAITLRTLKTVAESLNCQFVYCFIPNNSLESQVRTRARELALEKLKRTSHTMDLEAQSISQEWFEQQVKDLTEELLQHSWRYLWEE is encoded by the coding sequence ATGAAAAAGGGACTGGTAACGCTTAAACAGCTGGATCAACAATTTGCCCACTACAACGAAAATATTGCATTATCTACACCTAAGCAGGGTTGGGTGAGAACCTTGCGCAAAGCTTTAGGTCTGACGATCAAACAATTAGCGAAACGATTACACGTTGATCCTTCTCGCATTGTTAAAATTGAAACAACTGAAATCGAAGGGGCTATAACGTTGCGCACGTTAAAAACGGTAGCAGAAAGTTTGAACTGCCAGTTTGTTTATTGTTTTATCCCAAATAACAGCTTAGAAAGCCAAGTTAGAACTCGAGCACGAGAATTAGCACTGGAAAAACTCAAACGCACCTCGCACACCATGGATTTAGAAGCCCAATCCATTAGTCAGGAGTGGTTTGAACAGCAGGTAAAGGATCTGACCGAAGAATTATTACAGCATTCCTGGAGATACCTATGGGAGGAGTAG
- a CDS encoding mobile mystery protein B — MGGVVWNYPPGATPLDPDEANGLIPQHITTQGQLNEWEQVNILEAEKWLSWHRLEFEAIVSQHFIKKLHQQMFAKTWRWAGEYRRSNKNIGVDWPMISVQLQLLLDDLIYQVNHNSYAIDETAARFHHRLVAIHAFANGNGRHARMMTDIILLSQQQPRFTWGRQESLVQVSPIREHYIQALRAADKNNYAPLLNFVRS, encoded by the coding sequence ATGGGAGGAGTAGTATGGAATTACCCGCCTGGCGCTACACCACTCGATCCCGATGAAGCAAATGGTTTAATCCCTCAACATATTACTACTCAAGGGCAGTTAAATGAGTGGGAACAGGTTAATATTCTGGAAGCAGAAAAATGGTTAAGCTGGCATCGACTTGAATTTGAAGCGATCGTGAGTCAACATTTTATTAAAAAACTCCATCAACAAATGTTTGCCAAAACTTGGCGCTGGGCAGGAGAATATCGGCGAAGCAATAAAAATATTGGTGTTGATTGGCCAATGATATCCGTTCAATTGCAATTGCTGCTGGATGATTTAATTTATCAGGTTAATCATAATAGTTATGCGATTGATGAAACAGCAGCGCGCTTTCATCATCGTTTAGTGGCTATTCATGCCTTTGCTAATGGTAATGGGCGACATGCCAGAATGATGACGGATATTATATTATTATCACAGCAACAACCCAGGTTCACTTGGGGAAGGCAGGAGAGCTTGGTGCAAGTATCTCCTATTCGAGAACACTACATTCAAGCTTTACGAGCAGCTGATAAAAATAATTATGCACCATTATTAAATTTTGTACGGTCATAA
- a CDS encoding GNAT family N-acetyltransferase: protein MTIIILPMQQEDIEAVAQIHAQKFSRQMNSLQWVSCNFAAFPRIMLFVARDEANQIVGYIQWMQKSGFRQEVVIELEQIAVLSSYQGIGIGTQLIKESLQQIEKYLAQDNSQLKAILISTRHDNPAKTLYENILAAKKIAVIKDLYSSDEVLLLALLK from the coding sequence ATGACAATCATTATTTTACCAATGCAACAAGAGGATATTGAAGCGGTTGCGCAAATACACGCCCAAAAATTTTCACGACAGATGAATTCATTACAATGGGTTTCCTGTAATTTTGCCGCATTTCCCAGAATTATGCTGTTTGTGGCTCGCGATGAAGCCAATCAAATTGTTGGCTATATTCAATGGATGCAAAAAAGTGGTTTTCGCCAGGAAGTGGTTATCGAGCTTGAACAAATAGCCGTTCTTAGCAGTTATCAAGGTATAGGCATTGGTACGCAATTAATTAAAGAATCTCTTCAGCAAATCGAAAAGTATTTAGCACAGGATAATTCCCAATTAAAAGCGATCCTCATTTCAACCCGCCACGATAACCCAGCAAAAACCTTATATGAAAACATATTAGCAGCAAAAAAAATTGCGGTGATTAAAGATTTATATTCAAGTGATGAGGTGCTACTGTTGGCGCTTTTAAAATAA
- a CDS encoding helix-turn-helix domain-containing protein codes for MSKRNIEQELLESICTIKQGKGKKREIKLDDIRHIRDQLSLSQTAFAALLGVSERTLQDWEQGRRHPSGAARSLLYIASKHPEVFVDRVWK; via the coding sequence ATGAGTAAACGAAATATTGAACAAGAGCTCCTAGAAAGCATTTGTACGATTAAACAAGGTAAAGGTAAAAAAAGGGAAATAAAACTGGATGATATTCGTCATATTCGCGATCAACTATCTCTGTCTCAAACGGCATTTGCAGCATTATTAGGCGTAAGTGAGCGGACTTTACAAGATTGGGAGCAAGGAAGACGTCATCCCTCTGGAGCCGCACGTTCGCTTTTATATATTGCTTCAAAACATCCTGAAGTATTTGTCGATCGTGTTTGGAAATAA
- a CDS encoding type II toxin-antitoxin system RelE/ParE family toxin — translation MRKIRWGGKGQGKRGGNRIIYYWKTQKKEIWLLTIYSKKEQDNISQHVLRLLKQELQDHE, via the coding sequence TTGAGAAAAATCCGTTGGGGCGGTAAAGGGCAGGGCAAAAGAGGTGGAAATCGCATTATCTATTATTGGAAAACACAGAAAAAGGAGATTTGGTTGTTAACCATTTATAGCAAAAAAGAACAAGATAATATTTCTCAACACGTATTAAGACTATTAAAGCAGGAGTTGCAAGACCATGAGTAA